In Halomarina salina, one DNA window encodes the following:
- a CDS encoding GNAT family N-acetyltransferase: MRVEPPGIDEADAIADAWVALAADQQSYDSYLLSEENRATARESVCRSIVTGGMLVARTEADDIAGFVQFSVESGAYETSVRKGLVENLFVAPDQRDRGVGSELLEAAESALVADGAETVVLDVMADNEAARRFYRRHGYDQHRITMLKDVETDIPPGEND; this comes from the coding sequence GTGAGGGTGGAACCCCCCGGCATCGACGAGGCGGACGCCATCGCGGACGCGTGGGTGGCGCTCGCGGCGGACCAGCAGTCCTACGACTCCTACCTCCTCTCCGAGGAGAACCGGGCGACCGCCCGCGAGTCCGTCTGCCGCTCTATCGTCACTGGGGGGATGCTCGTCGCGCGAACCGAGGCGGACGACATCGCCGGATTCGTCCAGTTCAGCGTCGAGTCGGGTGCCTACGAGACGTCCGTCCGCAAGGGACTCGTCGAGAACCTCTTCGTCGCACCGGACCAGCGGGACCGCGGCGTCGGGTCGGAGCTCTTGGAGGCCGCCGAGTCGGCACTCGTCGCGGACGGCGCGGAGACCGTCGTGCTGGACGTCATGGCCGACAACGAGGCGGCCCGCCGGTTCTACCGACGCCACGGCTACGACCAGCACCGAATCACGATGCTCAAGGACGTCGAAACCGATATCCCGCCCGGGGAGAACGACTGA
- a CDS encoding heavy metal translocating P-type ATPase — MTDDVAGVDHTQEDGHRRELSVRLTVPEMDCPSCAQKVDKSLQRVDGITEAMLQPTTGTATVTYDSERVSESDVVAAIEGAGYEVVSSGSDDESTGGMNIAPPSDIWTSPRALKTWVGAVFVALGLLVEFVLTGVDPTIATIVDYPLTLADGLFLVAIVSSGYPVVRSGYYSARNLSLDIDLLMGTAIIAATGIGYFVEAATLAVLFSIAELLEDYSMDRARDSLRELMELSPDEATVRRAGEEVTVPAEDVAISETVIVRPGDKIPLDGTVVDGESAVDESPITGESVPIDKSAGDDVYAGSINEGGYLEVEVTSRAGESTLSRIIELVQGAQEKKTDKEQFVDRFAGYYTPAVVVLAILTAAVPPLLIGDGLTLDVAGASVVLPGGWQAWFIRGLTLLVIACPCAFVISTPVSVVSGITSAAKNGVLIKGGNHLEAMGEVDAVALDKTGTLTKGELAVTDVVSLGEFEEADVLRYAASLEQRSEHPIAEAILARADDVGLDARPTPSGFESLTGKGIRADLDDETYYAGKPALFEELGFDLSQSRRATDGGAVTEQPAETARDALAELERAGKTVVFVGTESELVGLVAIADEVRPASRRAVERLHQLGVEHVVMLTGDNTGTARAIAEDVGVDEYRAELLPEEKVDAIESLQREYGSVAMVGDGINDAPALATADVGIAMGAAGTDTALETADIALMGDDVGKLPYLYALSQEANSVIRQNIWSSLGVKAVLALGVPLGFVSVALAVVVGDMGMSLGVTGNAMRLSRIEPDQLADSQEQLHVRTARDGTKH; from the coding sequence ATGACAGATGACGTAGCCGGTGTCGACCACACGCAGGAGGACGGGCATCGCCGTGAATTGTCCGTCCGACTCACAGTCCCCGAGATGGACTGCCCCTCCTGCGCCCAGAAAGTCGACAAGAGCCTCCAGCGTGTCGATGGCATCACCGAGGCCATGCTGCAACCGACCACTGGGACAGCCACCGTGACATACGATTCGGAGCGAGTCAGCGAGAGCGACGTTGTCGCGGCAATCGAGGGGGCGGGGTACGAGGTCGTCAGTAGTGGGTCCGACGACGAATCGACCGGTGGGATGAACATCGCACCACCATCGGATATCTGGACGAGTCCGCGGGCGCTCAAGACGTGGGTCGGAGCGGTGTTCGTCGCACTCGGCCTGCTCGTAGAGTTCGTCCTCACTGGCGTCGACCCCACGATAGCGACCATCGTCGACTACCCGCTCACACTCGCCGACGGCCTGTTCCTCGTGGCGATTGTAAGTAGTGGGTATCCGGTCGTCCGGAGTGGTTACTACTCGGCCCGGAATCTGAGCCTCGACATCGACCTGCTGATGGGGACGGCCATCATCGCCGCGACAGGTATCGGATACTTCGTCGAAGCGGCGACACTGGCAGTCCTGTTCAGCATCGCCGAACTGCTCGAAGACTACTCGATGGACCGTGCACGCGACTCGCTGCGCGAACTGATGGAACTCTCGCCCGATGAAGCAACGGTCCGACGGGCGGGCGAGGAGGTGACCGTTCCAGCGGAGGACGTGGCTATCAGTGAGACCGTCATCGTTCGTCCCGGTGACAAGATACCGCTGGATGGGACAGTCGTCGACGGGGAGAGCGCAGTCGACGAATCGCCGATTACGGGAGAGTCTGTTCCTATCGACAAGTCGGCCGGTGACGACGTGTACGCGGGGTCGATAAACGAAGGTGGATACCTCGAAGTCGAGGTGACCTCGAGAGCGGGGGAGTCGACACTCTCTCGAATCATCGAACTGGTGCAGGGCGCACAGGAGAAGAAGACCGACAAAGAGCAGTTCGTCGACCGGTTTGCGGGCTACTACACCCCTGCCGTCGTCGTGCTGGCCATACTCACCGCTGCGGTGCCGCCGTTGCTCATTGGTGACGGTCTCACCCTCGACGTTGCGGGAGCTTCGGTGGTCCTTCCCGGGGGCTGGCAGGCGTGGTTCATCCGTGGACTGACGCTCCTCGTCATCGCCTGCCCCTGTGCGTTCGTCATCTCGACGCCCGTCTCCGTCGTCTCGGGTATCACGAGCGCCGCGAAAAATGGTGTGCTCATCAAGGGTGGTAACCACCTCGAAGCGATGGGCGAGGTCGACGCGGTCGCCCTCGACAAGACGGGAACGCTCACGAAGGGCGAACTGGCCGTCACCGATGTGGTCTCACTGGGGGAGTTCGAGGAGGCAGATGTCCTCCGATACGCCGCGAGTCTCGAACAGCGAAGTGAGCACCCAATCGCGGAGGCGATTCTCGCTCGGGCAGACGATGTGGGTCTCGACGCCCGTCCGACCCCGTCCGGGTTCGAGAGCTTGACCGGGAAGGGGATTCGCGCTGACCTCGACGATGAGACGTACTACGCGGGCAAACCGGCACTGTTCGAGGAACTGGGGTTCGACCTCTCCCAGTCACGCCGAGCCACCGACGGTGGGGCCGTGACAGAGCAACCAGCCGAGACCGCACGCGATGCGCTCGCCGAGTTGGAACGGGCGGGGAAGACGGTGGTCTTCGTCGGGACCGAGTCGGAACTGGTCGGTCTCGTTGCGATTGCTGACGAGGTCCGACCGGCCTCTCGTCGGGCCGTCGAGCGGCTCCACCAACTGGGCGTCGAACACGTCGTGATGCTGACCGGTGACAATACGGGCACGGCGCGTGCCATCGCCGAGGACGTCGGCGTCGACGAGTACCGGGCAGAGCTCCTTCCCGAGGAGAAAGTCGATGCGATAGAATCGCTCCAGCGCGAGTACGGGTCGGTCGCGATGGTCGGCGACGGTATCAACGACGCCCCCGCGTTGGCCACCGCCGACGTCGGTATCGCGATGGGTGCGGCGGGTACCGACACAGCACTTGAGACCGCTGATATCGCGCTGATGGGCGACGATGTCGGAAAACTCCCGTACCTGTACGCACTCTCACAGGAGGCGAACAGTGTGATTCGACAGAACATCTGGTCGAGTCTCGGCGTGAAAGCCGTGTTAGCCCTCGGCGTTCCGCTGGGGTTCGTCAGTGTCGCACTCGCAGTGGTCGTCGGTGACATGGGGATGAGCCTCGGCGTGACAGGGAACGCAATGCGACTGTCACGGATAGAGCCCGACCAACTAGCCGACTCGCAAGAGCAGTTGCACGTGCGGACGGCCAGGGATGGAACGAAGCACTAG
- a CDS encoding helix-turn-helix domain-containing protein, with the protein MRSLVFALEYDPGCNRVADTLAAHPDALIRSLSLHATAKRLWRVDHATGTPAALDDIEDAFLTADYYADCLATDDCGATQSTQVLDHTDDTLVLYSYWERTPECSSVPHIARAHLGDGVLFDTRHEGRHYTWRIIHSGQGNVGAFFDDLETAVGTCAEMEMLRTTDTEVTRRYGHSNRDELPPEQAAALEAAVEHGYYETPRAVDVGELAEHLAVPRSTLTYRLRRAEAQLAARYVDRESMRDSPSTTS; encoded by the coding sequence ATGCGGAGTCTCGTCTTTGCCCTCGAATACGACCCCGGCTGTAACCGCGTAGCAGACACGCTCGCGGCGCATCCTGACGCGCTGATTCGCTCACTCTCACTCCATGCGACCGCAAAACGTCTCTGGCGTGTCGACCACGCGACCGGGACGCCAGCCGCTCTCGACGATATCGAAGACGCGTTCTTGACCGCCGATTACTACGCGGACTGTCTAGCGACCGACGACTGCGGTGCGACCCAGTCGACACAGGTCCTCGACCACACCGACGACACACTCGTGCTCTACTCGTACTGGGAGCGCACGCCAGAGTGCTCGTCGGTCCCCCACATCGCGCGAGCACACCTCGGAGACGGGGTCCTATTCGACACACGCCATGAGGGGCGTCACTACACATGGCGGATTATCCACTCGGGACAGGGTAACGTAGGGGCCTTCTTCGACGACCTTGAGACGGCAGTCGGCACCTGTGCGGAGATGGAGATGCTCCGGACGACAGACACCGAAGTAACGAGGAGGTATGGCCACAGCAACCGAGACGAACTCCCGCCCGAACAGGCGGCTGCACTCGAAGCAGCCGTCGAACACGGCTACTACGAAACGCCACGGGCGGTCGATGTCGGGGAACTGGCCGAGCATCTCGCTGTCCCACGGTCGACGCTCACCTACCGACTTCGTCGAGCCGAAGCACAGCTGGCAGCGCGGTATGTCGACAGGGAATCGATGCGGGACTCCCCATCGACCACATCTTGA
- a CDS encoding energy-coupling factor ABC transporter ATP-binding protein — MHDVDFEVRPNEVVALLGGNGAGKSTLLEHLNGTLTPDAGELRVTGRKVTAETRSHARKEVGFVFQDPDTQLVAPTVLDDVMFGLRNYGVPADDARERAREALATVDAAHLEERVPHYLSGGEKRLVGLAGVLVLEPSVVVLDEPLAGLDPERSRLVADRIEAISREGISVVLSTHDIDFAASVADRVCVMADGNLVGEGTPQEVFYDEGLLERANLHAPTTVRLAKSLDVDGSRRPVTETELVELLSGAATPPSKTQVDG; from the coding sequence ATGCACGACGTCGACTTCGAGGTTCGGCCGAACGAGGTCGTCGCGCTACTCGGTGGAAACGGCGCGGGGAAGTCGACGCTGCTCGAACACCTCAACGGGACGCTCACGCCCGACGCGGGCGAACTCCGCGTCACCGGCCGGAAGGTTACCGCGGAGACGCGTTCCCACGCCCGCAAGGAGGTCGGGTTCGTCTTCCAGGACCCGGACACGCAACTCGTCGCGCCCACGGTCCTCGACGACGTGATGTTCGGGCTTCGCAACTACGGCGTTCCGGCGGACGACGCCCGGGAACGTGCCCGCGAAGCGCTGGCGACCGTCGACGCCGCTCACCTCGAAGAGCGCGTCCCCCACTACCTCAGCGGCGGGGAAAAACGACTTGTCGGACTCGCTGGCGTCCTCGTCCTCGAACCGAGTGTCGTCGTCCTCGACGAGCCTCTAGCGGGCCTCGACCCCGAACGCTCCCGACTCGTCGCCGACCGTATCGAAGCAATCAGCCGGGAGGGGATCAGCGTCGTCCTCTCGACGCACGACATCGATTTCGCGGCGAGCGTCGCGGACCGAGTCTGTGTGATGGCTGACGGGAACCTCGTCGGCGAGGGGACGCCACAGGAGGTGTTCTACGACGAGGGTTTGCTGGAGCGAGCCAACCTCCACGCACCCACGACAGTTCGACTCGCGAAGTCGCTCGATGTCGACGGGTCGCGTCGACCGGTGACGGAGACCGAACTGGTCGAACTGCTCTCTGGGGCGGCTACACCTCCGTCCAAGACACAAGTCGACGGGTGA
- the cbiQ gene encoding cobalt ECF transporter T component CbiQ — protein sequence MSTLSNHVPDPRLITAFAERRDSPVHRLNPWTKLGVLALLVLLVTVADSLAVLLGVYGVTLATYALATLPLRRLFAWYSLPFLFIVSVGVPIAFLEPGTPIGGAVATPLGELSVTWAGALLVAELTTRSLVVVTFSLTLSMTTAYNDVAYLLGRLLPRPLDQIALLTYRFTFVMLELLEDLVKAARSRGANLGEFWANKRLYARILGMTMLAAIERSERLVKSMEARGYDGDITLYGDVTRPPARDLTVLTVLSVGIIVYALVGPYDVVALPVGLRGVGL from the coding sequence ATGAGTACGCTCTCGAATCACGTTCCGGACCCACGGCTCATCACCGCGTTCGCCGAGCGACGGGACAGCCCCGTCCACCGTCTCAACCCGTGGACGAAACTCGGCGTCCTCGCGTTGCTCGTCCTCCTCGTGACGGTGGCCGACTCGCTCGCCGTCCTCCTCGGCGTCTACGGCGTGACGCTGGCGACGTACGCGCTCGCGACCCTTCCGCTTCGACGACTGTTCGCCTGGTACTCGCTCCCGTTCCTGTTCATCGTGAGCGTCGGTGTACCGATAGCGTTCCTCGAACCAGGCACACCTATCGGCGGGGCCGTCGCCACGCCACTGGGCGAGTTGTCGGTAACGTGGGCGGGGGCCCTGCTGGTCGCAGAACTCACGACCCGGTCGCTCGTCGTCGTCACGTTCTCGCTGACGCTGTCGATGACGACTGCGTACAACGACGTCGCGTATCTACTCGGCCGACTGTTGCCACGGCCGCTCGACCAGATCGCACTCCTGACCTATCGGTTCACGTTCGTCATGCTCGAACTGCTCGAAGACCTCGTGAAAGCCGCCCGGTCGCGGGGAGCGAACCTCGGTGAGTTCTGGGCGAACAAGCGACTGTACGCACGCATCCTCGGGATGACGATGCTGGCGGCCATCGAGCGTTCCGAACGACTGGTGAAGTCGATGGAAGCTCGCGGCTACGACGGAGACATCACGCTGTACGGCGACGTCACCCGACCGCCGGCGCGTGACCTCACCGTCCTCACCGTCCTGTCGGTCGGCATCATCGTCTACGCGCTCGTCGGTCCCTACGATGTCGTCGCGCTTCCCGTCGGCCTCAGAGGGGTGGGGCTGTGA
- a CDS encoding cobalamin transport operon protein, with translation MQRWKQYGVLGGLAAVCLVAGLVSFTNTGGALPYAKRFTKALQQGASEGSGPLVDFGRGIAIAGPIRKGGLVMEFGLVVLVLALLGVGLYVYASRYRGFDGETA, from the coding sequence ATGCAGCGCTGGAAGCAGTACGGCGTTCTCGGGGGGCTGGCGGCAGTCTGTCTCGTGGCAGGGCTGGTCAGCTTCACGAACACGGGTGGGGCGCTCCCGTACGCCAAGCGGTTCACGAAAGCACTCCAGCAAGGAGCCAGCGAAGGGAGCGGCCCGCTCGTCGACTTCGGTCGCGGAATCGCCATCGCGGGACCGATTCGGAAGGGGGGACTCGTGATGGAGTTCGGCCTCGTCGTCCTCGTGTTGGCGCTCCTCGGCGTCGGCCTGTACGTCTACGCCAGTCGGTACCGCGGCTTCGACGGCGAGACCGCCTGA
- a CDS encoding energy-coupling factor ABC transporter permease, translated as MAHIHLGEGSFPLWALVLWTVVGAGLIGTVLWRVRQSGIKTQQIALAGVGAAASFAIFQLNIPVWGGVHMNLTGLVGILAGPALGALIALVVNILSAALGHGAVGLLGANTLVNASEAIVAYYAFRSLLRLDWDVFPASSTAATIGLSVGAILMGVIIVVSGVNGSALPRSDLAIAVGGMVGINLGVAIIEGILTGFIVQFLASVRPDLVGVGDRTEPEESNGVTA; from the coding sequence ATGGCGCATATCCACCTCGGGGAAGGGTCGTTCCCGCTCTGGGCGCTCGTCCTCTGGACGGTCGTTGGGGCGGGCCTCATCGGTACTGTACTCTGGCGGGTCCGCCAGAGCGGTATCAAGACACAGCAGATCGCCCTCGCGGGCGTCGGTGCGGCCGCGAGTTTTGCCATCTTCCAGTTGAACATCCCCGTCTGGGGCGGCGTTCACATGAATCTGACCGGGTTGGTCGGCATTCTCGCTGGCCCGGCCCTGGGCGCACTCATCGCGCTCGTCGTCAATATCCTCTCGGCAGCACTGGGTCACGGCGCGGTCGGCCTGCTCGGGGCGAACACACTGGTCAACGCGAGCGAGGCCATCGTCGCGTACTACGCGTTCCGGTCGCTGCTCCGTCTCGACTGGGACGTCTTCCCGGCCAGTTCGACCGCCGCGACCATCGGCCTCTCCGTCGGCGCGATCCTGATGGGCGTCATCATCGTCGTCAGCGGTGTCAACGGGAGCGCACTCCCCCGGAGTGACCTCGCCATCGCCGTCGGTGGGATGGTCGGCATCAACCTCGGCGTCGCCATCATCGAAGGCATCCTCACCGGGTTCATCGTCCAGTTCCTCGCGTCGGTCCGTCCCGACCTCGTGGGCGTGGGCGACCGCACCGAGCCGGAAGAATCCAACGGGGTGACCGCCTGA
- a CDS encoding CopG family ribbon-helix-helix protein, with translation MAVVSVSMPDALLNRLDEFADEHGYTGRSEVVREASRKLLGEFEDKRLDDRELMGIVTVLFDYDTTTVEERMMQLRHEHEGIVASNFHSHVGTHRCMELFVLEGSLEEISTFVGKIRATKDTLNIDYSVIPVDDSAALLSTD, from the coding sequence ATGGCAGTGGTCAGTGTCTCGATGCCCGATGCGCTCCTGAACCGACTCGACGAGTTCGCCGACGAACACGGCTACACCGGCCGTAGTGAGGTGGTTCGGGAGGCCTCCCGGAAGCTCCTCGGCGAGTTCGAGGACAAGCGCCTCGACGACCGCGAACTGATGGGTATCGTGACGGTGCTGTTCGACTACGACACGACGACCGTCGAAGAGCGGATGATGCAACTCCGACACGAGCACGAGGGTATCGTCGCCTCGAACTTCCACAGCCACGTCGGGACGCACCGCTGTATGGAACTGTTCGTTCTGGAGGGCTCCCTCGAAGAGATATCGACGTTCGTCGGGAAGATTCGCGCGACGAAGGACACGCTCAACATCGACTACTCCGTGATCCCCGTCGACGACAGCGCAGCACTCCTCTCGACCGACTAG
- a CDS encoding winged helix-turn-helix domain-containing protein has product MEAVLWYVLTGTRGGPNRARILRTLHNRPRNANRLANDLDLDYKTIRHHLDVLVDNDIVTTSGDDYGAIYMPSDRARQQWETVETVLDAVEETNDGTNQDADPDTE; this is encoded by the coding sequence ATGGAGGCGGTGTTGTGGTACGTGTTGACCGGAACCCGAGGTGGGCCCAACCGCGCACGTATCCTCAGAACTCTTCACAACCGCCCACGGAACGCGAACAGACTCGCGAACGACCTCGATCTCGACTACAAGACGATTCGGCACCACCTCGACGTCCTCGTGGACAACGACATCGTCACCACCAGCGGCGACGACTATGGTGCCATTTATATGCCGTCAGACCGCGCTCGACAGCAGTGGGAGACGGTCGAGACGGTCCTGGACGCAGTCGAGGAGACGAACGACGGCACGAACCAGGACGCCGATCCAGATACGGAGTGA
- a CDS encoding ferritin-like domain-containing protein, producing the protein MTDDNTPVDRVIDGANELLTDRRSFMAGAAKLGVGGALLSQFASGSATAQEGDEMSEVSDLDILNYALTLEHLEYSFYEEGLSNFEELRDFERAGTPGGEIFDDPSLQYGTYNYLESVRDHEEAHVHTLTETIEKLGGDPVGAAEYQFPYETPEEFVALALTLENVGVSAYAGAGPLIQNEAVVEAALSIHSVEARHAAFLGTLNERLFPHGAFDPARSMDEVVAIASQFIVSE; encoded by the coding sequence ATGACTGACGACAACACTCCAGTTGACCGCGTCATCGACGGCGCGAACGAACTGCTCACCGACCGGCGCTCGTTCATGGCCGGAGCGGCGAAACTCGGCGTCGGCGGCGCACTGCTCTCGCAGTTCGCCAGCGGCTCGGCGACCGCCCAGGAGGGCGACGAGATGTCGGAGGTGTCGGACCTCGACATCCTGAACTACGCACTGACGCTCGAACACCTCGAGTACTCCTTCTACGAGGAGGGGCTGTCGAACTTCGAGGAACTCCGTGACTTCGAACGCGCCGGGACGCCCGGCGGCGAGATATTCGATGACCCGTCGCTCCAGTACGGGACCTACAACTACCTCGAGAGCGTCCGTGACCACGAGGAGGCTCACGTTCACACGCTCACCGAGACCATCGAGAAGCTCGGTGGCGACCCGGTCGGGGCTGCGGAGTACCAGTTCCCGTACGAGACGCCCGAGGAGTTCGTCGCGTTGGCACTCACCCTCGAGAACGTCGGCGTCTCCGCGTACGCCGGAGCCGGTCCGCTCATCCAGAACGAGGCCGTCGTGGAGGCCGCACTCTCCATCCACAGCGTCGAAGCGCGTCACGCGGCGTTCCTCGGCACCCTCAACGAGCGACTGTTCCCGCACGGTGCGTTCGACCCCGCCCGCTCGATGGACGAGGTCGTCGCCATCGCCAGTCAGTTCATCGTCAGCGAGTAG
- a CDS encoding helix-turn-helix domain-containing protein — protein MRYLRCRLTFAEDAIHPVHAALASDDAPSRDLLWQWSRADDADVFLYSVEGETEVYEAALAETPSVVEYELTASGDGRQYVYVRQESRAVDDDLLAAVSSSGVLVVPPVVFAEDGTAALTVVGESASLQRVVDEVPAVVDVAVERIGEYAGHPGRFDPGLTERQTEAVARAVQVGYFATPRTASVADVAADLDCSAATAAEHLRKAQTKVMRALVASW, from the coding sequence ATGCGGTACCTCCGATGTCGCCTCACGTTCGCCGAGGACGCCATCCACCCGGTCCACGCGGCGCTGGCGAGCGACGACGCTCCCTCCCGCGACCTGCTCTGGCAGTGGTCGCGGGCCGACGACGCGGACGTGTTCCTCTACTCCGTCGAGGGGGAGACGGAGGTCTACGAGGCGGCGCTTGCCGAGACGCCCTCCGTCGTCGAGTACGAGTTGACGGCGTCGGGCGACGGTCGGCAGTACGTCTACGTCCGCCAGGAGAGTCGTGCGGTCGACGACGACCTGCTGGCCGCCGTCTCGTCGTCGGGCGTCCTCGTCGTCCCGCCCGTCGTGTTCGCCGAGGACGGCACCGCGGCGCTGACCGTCGTCGGCGAGTCGGCGTCGTTGCAGCGCGTCGTCGATGAGGTGCCGGCGGTCGTCGACGTGGCCGTCGAACGAATCGGGGAGTACGCCGGTCACCCCGGCCGGTTCGACCCCGGACTGACGGAGCGACAGACCGAGGCCGTCGCGAGAGCGGTCCAGGTCGGCTACTTCGCCACGCCGCGCACGGCCTCGGTGGCGGACGTCGCGGCCGACCTGGACTGCTCGGCAGCGACGGCCGCCGAACACCTGCGGAAGGCCCAGACGAAGGTGATGCGAGCGCTCGTCGCGTCGTGGTAG
- a CDS encoding NADH-quinone oxidoreductase subunit D has protein sequence MQRKRPQAVERASDAPSTPSPVDALADVAIGHERHLNAPAVVIRPDDVQTALRRLRDELGFDHLSCVTAQEYEDRFETIYHLKQYADPTQEVSVVVPTSRDDPRSQSGAAVFDTADWHEREAYDLFGIRYDEHPDLRRILLPETWQGHPLRRDYDQEQSQVVTFREHANPLADDERENDTMLLNVGPHHPSTHGVLHLKTTLDGETVADVEPDIGYIHRCEEQMCQQGTYRHQIMPYPDRWDWGGAGILNEWAYARAAEDLADLDVPEYAQVVRTMSAELSRMNSHFLAVGAFALDVIGEFTATFMYAIQERERIQNLLEDLTGQRLMFNYFRLGGVAWDLPDPREEFFEKTRTFVDGLPARLSEYHDLLTANEIMQIRTLDTGHLDPEVAKRYGVTGPVARGSGIDYDLRRDDPYGYYPELDWDVVTEDGCDNYSRLLVRMRELEESAKIVEQCVDLLEQWPEEDREIQSNVPRTLKPDNDTEVYRAVEAAKGELGIYIRSDGTDTPARFKIRGPSFSNLQALPEMANGEYVPDLIATLGSLDTIMGEVDR, from the coding sequence ATGCAGCGTAAACGCCCGCAGGCTGTCGAGCGAGCGAGCGACGCCCCCTCCACGCCGTCGCCCGTCGACGCCCTCGCCGACGTCGCCATCGGTCACGAACGGCACCTGAACGCCCCCGCTGTCGTGATTCGACCCGACGACGTGCAGACGGCCCTCCGTCGGCTCCGGGACGAACTCGGCTTCGACCACCTCTCGTGTGTCACGGCCCAGGAGTACGAGGACCGCTTCGAGACCATCTACCACCTGAAGCAGTACGCGGACCCGACCCAGGAGGTCAGCGTCGTCGTCCCGACGAGTCGCGACGACCCCCGCAGTCAGTCGGGAGCGGCGGTCTTCGACACCGCCGACTGGCACGAGCGGGAGGCGTACGACCTGTTCGGGATTCGGTACGACGAGCACCCGGACCTCCGGCGTATCCTGCTCCCGGAGACGTGGCAGGGACACCCACTCAGACGAGACTACGACCAGGAGCAGTCACAGGTCGTCACCTTCCGCGAACACGCCAACCCGCTGGCGGACGACGAACGCGAGAACGACACGATGCTGCTCAACGTCGGACCGCACCACCCGTCGACCCACGGCGTGCTCCATCTGAAGACGACGCTCGACGGCGAGACGGTCGCGGACGTCGAACCGGACATCGGCTACATCCACCGGTGTGAGGAGCAGATGTGCCAGCAGGGCACCTACCGCCACCAGATAATGCCGTACCCCGACCGCTGGGACTGGGGCGGAGCGGGCATCCTCAACGAGTGGGCGTACGCGCGCGCCGCGGAGGACCTCGCGGACCTCGACGTACCGGAGTACGCGCAGGTCGTCCGGACGATGAGCGCCGAGCTGAGTCGGATGAACTCCCACTTCCTCGCCGTGGGAGCGTTCGCGCTGGACGTCATCGGCGAGTTCACGGCGACGTTCATGTACGCCATTCAGGAGCGCGAACGCATCCAGAACTTGCTGGAGGACCTCACGGGTCAGCGCCTGATGTTCAACTACTTCCGCCTCGGCGGCGTCGCCTGGGACCTCCCGGACCCCCGCGAGGAGTTCTTCGAGAAGACCCGGACCTTCGTCGACGGGCTCCCCGCCCGCCTCTCGGAGTACCACGACCTGCTGACGGCCAACGAGATAATGCAGATACGGACGCTCGACACGGGCCACCTCGACCCTGAGGTCGCCAAGCGCTACGGCGTCACTGGCCCGGTCGCCCGTGGGTCGGGTATCGACTACGACCTGCGTCGCGACGACCCGTACGGCTACTACCCCGAGCTCGACTGGGACGTCGTCACCGAGGACGGCTGTGACAACTACTCGCGACTGCTCGTCCGCATGCGCGAACTCGAAGAGTCGGCGAAGATCGTCGAACAGTGCGTCGACCTGCTCGAACAGTGGCCCGAGGAGGACCGCGAGATTCAGTCGAACGTCCCGCGGACGCTCAAGCCCGACAACGACACCGAGGTCTACCGCGCCGTCGAGGCCGCGAAGGGCGAACTCGGCATCTACATCCGCTCGGACGGCACCGACACGCCCGCCCGGTTCAAGATCCGCGGGCCGTCGTTCTCCAACCTGCAGGCGCTCCCGGAGATGGCCAACGGCGAGTACGTGCCCGACCTCATCGCGACGCTGGGGAGCCTCGACACCATCATGGGGGAGGTGGACCGCTGA